One region of Primulina tabacum isolate GXHZ01 chromosome 17, ASM2559414v2, whole genome shotgun sequence genomic DNA includes:
- the LOC142531648 gene encoding uncharacterized protein At2g29880-like: protein MGDSQTKYTLWTTEESNALLKLMVDAAMRGWRDKNGMLNKRTVEKNILPTLNGKLGCEKTFAQYQSHLKWFKQRYNNYSKLTRHSSGFGWDPETKKFTANDEVWDEYFKSHPKHEHYRTRTFEDYEDLRIAVGNGTATGKCSIRLGDDTDARTFETEQNKSTTLIDDYMFDYDSGEFIQSERQESSYQPPLHENFTSPLPSQPMSSEVPPATRKRDRIEFEKKSSTSKNLDQDIIHKLSYNLEKVASKIESIGDVDDNCWDAIKEVPNLENRTRYKVLDLLNTRSKKMAFLKMTIEERLEWIDYKLNE from the exons atgggcgattcacaaacaaaatatacTTTGTGGACGACTGAGGAGAGCAATGCATTATTAAAACTCATGGTTGATGCTGCCATGAGAGGATGGCGTGATAAGAATGGGATGCTGAACAAAAGAACAGTGGAAAAAAATATACTTCCTACTCTTAACGGAAAACTGGGGTGTGAAAAGACTTTCGCACAATATCAAAGTCATTTGAAATGGTTCAAACAACGatacaataattattctaagCTTACACGTCATAGTTCTGGGTTTGGATGGGATCCTGAGACAAAGAAATTCACGGCTAATGATGAAGTATGGGATGAATATTTTAAG TCTCATCCTAAACATGAACATTATCGGACAAGAACTTTTGAAGATTATGAAGATTTGAGAATTGCAGTTGGGAATGGAACAGCCACAGGAAAGTGTTCAATTCGATTAGGAGATGACACTGATGcgagaacatttgagactgAACAAAATAAAAGTACTACCTTAATAGATGATTACATGTTTGATTACGATAGTGGTGAATTCATTCAAAGTGAAAGGCAAGAATCTTCATATCAGCCTCCACTTCATGAGAACTTTACTTCTCCATTACCTTCTCAACCAATGAGCTCAGAGGTTCCACCAGCCACTAGAAAACGAGATAGGATCGAGTTTGAAAAAAAATCGAGCACATCAAAGAATCTTGACCAAGATATTATTCATAAGCTCTCTTACAACCTTGAGAAGGTAGCTTCTAAGATTGAATCAATTGGTGATGTAGATGATAATTGTTGGGATGCTATTAAGGAAGTCCCAAACTTGGAGAATCGTACTCGGTACAAGGTGCTTGACTTACTTAATACTAGatcaaagaagatggctttcctGAAAATGACAATCGAAGAGCGCTTGGAATGGATAGACTATAAGTTAAATGAATGA